From a region of the Mercurialis annua linkage group LG1-X, ddMerAnnu1.2, whole genome shotgun sequence genome:
- the LOC126676681 gene encoding transcription repressor KAN1 — protein sequence MAGSDQTGCSKTRTSREDQEDESESEENDEDKNGGGSSSRNSTVEESDKKLSVRPYVRSKMPRLRWTPELHLCFAKAVERLGGQDRATPKLVLQLMNVNGLSIAHVKSHLQMYRSKKIDDPNQVMADHRHLVESGDRNIYNFSQLPMLQGFHQRHRYADASWNARQNFDYNSHMGRCLINETRQEFYGNAAEKIFGANNRNYWNTTNYTFQTGSSSFTTHSTTLTKMEDLKGELLRSPENHKFWQPKARTTDIQEMKSSLKRKANTDCNNLDLDLSLKLARTTEDHGSIRPPPWGLEGNEVDSELCLSLFSPSSLKVSRLKRGEGDDDSNRKEDGKIRTSTLDLTI from the exons ATGGCGGGGAGCGACCAAACGGGGTGTTCGAAAACAAGAACATCCCGAGAGGATCAAGAAGATGAGAGTGAAAGTGAAGAAAATGATGAAGATAAAAATGGAGGAGGAAGCAGTTCAAGAAATAGTACAGTTGAAGAGAGTGATAAAAAGCTTTCGGTTCGGCCTTATGTTAGATCTAAGATGCCGAGACTTCGATGGACTCCTGAACTTCATCTTTGTTTTGCAAAAGCTGTTGAAAGACTTGGTGGTCAAGATA GAGCTACTCCTAAATTAGTTCTTCAATTGATGAATGTTAACGGACTTAGCATTGCTCATGTCAAGAGCCATCTACAG ATGTACAGAAGCAAGAAGATCGATGACCCTAATCAAG TCATGGCTGATCATAGGCATCTTGTGGAAAGTGGAGAtcgaaatatttataattttagccAGCTTCCCATGCTACAAGGATTCCACCAACGCCACAG ATATGCAGATGCTTCTTGGAATGCACGACAAAACTTTGATTATAATTCTCATATGGGTCGGTGTTTAATCAACGAAACAAGACAAGAATTCTACGGAAATGCAGCTGAAAAAATCTTTGGAGCCAACAACAGAAATTATTGGAATACTACTAATTACACTTTCCAAACAGGTTCTTCCTCCTTTACTACACACTCTACTACATTAACCAAAATGGAAGATCTCAAAGGCGAACTGCTCCGATCACCGGAAAATCATAAATTCTGGCAGCCTAAAGCAAGAACTACCGACATTCAAGAAATGAAATCATCGTTAAAACGAAAGGCGAATACGGATTGCAATAATCTTGATTTGGATCTTTCACTGAAGTTAGCAAGAACCACCGAGGATCACGGAAGTATCCGGCCGCCGCCGTGGGGATTGGAGGGAAATGAAGTTGATAGTGAGCTATGTTTATCTTTATTCTCACCTTCTTCTTTAAAGGTTAGTAGATTGAAGAGAGGAGAAGGTGATGATGATAGTAATAGAAAAGAAGATGGTAAAATTAGGACAAGTACTCTGGATCTGACTATATGA
- the LOC126687837 gene encoding uncharacterized protein LOC126687837 translates to MSYSNLDMIEYANLLCTLQENLPETDFDEDHVATNQANQKIEEGGIFTDKETLISEMSLYGLKEHFQFKVQKSCVRQYRLKCIDDHCDWKFYASKIGHIKMFRVRKFNNYHTCSLEMRMGDLRFVSSKTIAKIIKSNLLDIKTIYTPNDIIRDMRNDYSIKLDYWKAWKCREIALELLRGKPENSFGLLPRYLHMVKQTNPGSVVSLQRNVDHTFLYAFMSLNASISGWSHCMPIMVVDATFLKGPFGGSLFSASTLDAAGKIFPLAFSITDSENDASWNWFFRQIKTVFGVREGMCIISDRHMSIKNAIESVFAGEVQHDICLYHLLSNVKSRFKKDQKTIKDLFKAATRAYTKEEFNIHMAEMSNVNPRVTAYLKDAGFERWAVSHSVNKRYNIMTSNTADRCRITPIMWVYFDVHIDENRAIWSVIGAIKTRGSRSDQVRACFYRNFLRNLLRNVCLDRDRLVSIEISSETMSEMHPVSFSLKPVSIETISFR, encoded by the exons ATGTCTTATTCAAATTTGGATATGATTGAATATGCAAACCTTCTCTGCACACTTCAAGAAAATCTTCCAGAAACAGATTTTGATGAAGATCATGTTGCAACCAATCAAGCAAATCAGAAAATAGAAGAAGGAGGCATATTCACAGATAAAGAAACATTAATATCAGAGATGAGCCTATATGGACTAAAAGAACACTTTCAGTTCAAG GTCCAAAAATCATGCGTAAGACAGTACCGATTAAAATGCATAGATGACCATTGTGATTGGAAATTTTATGCCTCGAAAATTGGTCATATAAAAATGTTTCGAGTGCGTAAGTTCAACAATTATCATACATGTTCTTTGGAGATGAGAATGGGAGACCTGAGGTTTGTCAGCTCAAAAACCAtagcaaaaataataaagtcaAACTTGTTGGATATCAAGACAATTTACACACCTAATGACATAATCAGAGACATGAGAAATGATTATAGCATTAAATTGGATTACTGGAAAGCTTGGAAATGTCGAGAAATTGCACTAGAGCTTTTAAGAGGGAAACCAGAAAATTCATTTGGTCTACTACCGAGATATCTTCACATGGTGAAGCAAACAAATCCAGGATCAGTTGTAAGCTTACAAAGAAATGTGGATCATACTTTTCTTTATGCATTCATGTCACTTAATGCATCAATAAGTGGATGGAGTCACTGTATGCCTATTATGGTTGTTGATGCTACATTTTTGAAAGGACCATTTGGAGGTTCTCTGTTTTCAGCTTCAACTCTTGATGCAGCAG GAAAAATCTTCCCTCTTGCCTTTTCAATAACAGATTCAGAAAATGATGCATCTTGGAATTGGTTTTTTAGACAAATCAAAACTGTTTTTGGTGTAAGGGAAGGAATGTGTATAATTTCAGACAGACATATGAGTATTAAAAATGCAATAGAAAGTGTTTTTGCTGGAGAAGTTCAACATGATATTTGCTTATATCATTTACTAAGTAACGTGAAAAGCAGATTTAAAAAGGATCAGAAGACAATTAAAGACCTGTTCAAAGCAGCAACAAGAGCTTATACAAAGGAAGAATTCAATATTCATATGGCAGAAATGAGCAACGTAAATCCAAGAGTTACAGCTTATCTCAAAGATGCAGGTTTTGAAAGGTGGGCAGTTTCACATTCTGTGAACAAAAGATACAACATAATGACTTCAAATACTGCTGATAGGTGTAGAATTACACCTATTATGTGGGTCTATTTTGAT GTACATATTGACGAGAATCGGGCAATTTGGAGCGTAATTGGAGCAATCAAGACTAGAGGAAGCAGAAGTGATCAAGTCAGAGCTTGTTTCTATCGAAACTTCCTCAGAAACCTCCTCAGAAAcgtctgtctcgatcgagacagattGGTTTCTATCGAGATCTCCTCAGAAACCATGTCAGAAATGCATCCAGTGAGCTTTTCACTTAAGCCTGTTTCTATAGAAACCATTTCATTTCGATAG